AACTCAAAGCACCCCTATGAATTCTGGTCTTCGGTTATCCCAGTTTGGAAGTGAACCAGTTTCTGACCCACAACTATACCGATCAATTGTTGGTGCACTTCAGTATGCCACCATTACTAGGCCTGATCTTGCTTACAGTGTGAACAAAGTGTGCCAATTTATGCACAATCCCCTCCAATCTCACTGGGTTGCTGTCAAGCGTATTCTCAGATATGTTGCTGGCACCCTTGACTTTGGTTTGCACATTCAAAAGGCTCCTTCATTCACCATTCAAGCATtttgtgatgctgattgggctgCTGACCCTGATGATCGACGTTCCACCACTGGTTTTTGCATCTTTCTTGGCCCAAATCTCATCACATGGCAATCTAAAAAGCAAACCACTATTTCTCGATCATCATCAGAAGCTGAATTTAGAAGCCTTGCTGCTGTTGTTACTGAGCTAACTTGGGTGCAATCTCTTCTCTCTGAACTTAAGCTGCCTCATTCTTCTCCTCCTACTATCTGGTGCGACAACTTAAGTTCTGTTATGATGGCTGCCAACCCTGTTCTTCATGCTCGCACAAAGCATATAGAAATTGATCTATACTTTGTGCGCGACAAGGTTATGAATAAGCAGATTCAGGTGCATCATGTTCCCTCTGACCAGCAAATTGCTGATGGGCTCACAAAACCAATTtccagcaacagattcacatTTCTCAGAGACAAACTCAGTGTTTCATGTCTTCCCACACTGAGTTTGAAGGGGGCTGTTAGTGAACCTATCTTACAGAGTCCAACtgtcacttaattttgttttggttgttattttctgttgCTTGTTAGTTAGTCAGTTACGGTTGTAACTGTTTTTCTGTTTTCTGGTTTTGTGTTCTTTGCCTGTATATATACTCTGTTGCTTTCAGTTTGTTACTTTGAACATCAATAATACAAAAGAACTCTTTCTTTCAAAGCTTCTACAACACTAGCTAGTGCCATTTATGGAATATAGCTCAATCGGAACTTGTGTGTGTTTGAAGGAAAATGTATAGCCCCATTGTATATAGATAGAAGCATTAAAGAGAATCTCAAAACTAGATTGTCTCTTATTCAAGATAGGAAGCTTTCTAGTTTTGAGAGAATTGTCCTTAGAAATGCTAAAAGTTTGTAAGTTTTGATGTAAATTTGTGGGTGTAGTCCTTATTTGGTTGTAAATGGCATGTTTGATTAATAGAAAGATTATTATTcttgatcaaaaaaaaaaaaattatgctcCAAGATATTCAGTTCTGAAGTTTACAAAATCGAATGAtttaatatctttaaattaacCAGAAAAGGAGAATAGATatcacaaaataatttaaagtaACAATATAATAGAAGATAATTTAATACATTAGCCAGAGGGAGTCCAAATCTCCATAGGTTTGGAAATTGTACTAAGAAATGAATGTGTTTTTACCTAATATAAGGGGAGGAAGAAACTATGCAAAGAGAACCTCAAATGGTGTTAATAACAAAagcaaaataacaaaatgattCCCCCCACAGTAGTCTATTCTCTCACAAAAAAGATCAAACTCCAAGCTCAGAACCAAGAGAATGATGCAACTGCAAGCCCAACAAGTAATGCTCCAGCCGAAGCAGACATGGCACCCGCCGCACCAGAACTCCCTGGTGAGGGTGCCGGGGCATGCCCATTGATGGCACCAGCATCAGGCGCTGCTGCAGTTGATGTGGGAGTCAATTCTGATTCAGGTGAAAGAGCTGTTGCAATACAAGAATTAGACAATGTGATAACAAATGGGACTACAACAAACTCCAAAAATAACAGtacaatattaaatttaaacaaaactaaatatttatattatttttttttttttgagatttttcatttttacagaAATTCGAAACTCAACTCACACAAAAACtacagtaaattttaaaaagaaaaaaggttaaaataatattatgggtaattttttttttttcaaattttaaacaaTGTATTAtttgattgattttttttttatttttttgaaacggCATTATTTGATTGATTGAAAACATAAATTCACATATTCATTACACGCACCAAAATAGTAATATAAGTTTTGACTTGATGcacattttcataaaaaaagaaACTGAATATTTGAGGGGGAATCAGTCAAGGATTTTGACAAACAGGTAAAAAAATGTAATTGACAGTTAATGCTGATTTATGAGTCAAGAGTTTCAAGTTATGGTAATTGGTAAGACTGAAAAGTAAAAAAACGCCCAATGGCAATAACTGAGTAGGCACAGCAATTAAGATGGACAATTGAGTAATTTAGTGGTTTCCACCCTTAACTTAGTCAATAAATAATTGTGGTAAAACGATACATGGGCcattttcaacaaatttttgGCTGAAATTTCGGTGGTCCACCATTTAAATTCGTACAATTCCACTTACATAAAGGGACCCAAAGGGAAACTCAAGTTTGACAAATCTAGAAAATGTTACTAGGCATGCCacacaaatataaatttttaattatatttttaaactaaaatatatgaattttttttgtcCCGTATTGATTGTGGGAGTAATTTGTAAAAACTAAAAATGGCACACAATAAATTTTAGGGCCATCCAAATAACATGCCGGGCACCAAATAGCCGAATAAatttttacaccacatactACATTTTTTTCACTTGTAtacattcaaattttaaatttttgcatAAAAATCTAGAATTTCTGTAAAATACCCctttgtaaaattaataatctattaaaataggaaagaaaaatataaaaaccccTCACTAAAGAAGATAATTATTCCCTAAAAATGATAAAATCATTTAAGATAATAAAATCATATATTAAAAAAGAACTTACCAGGAGATCCAGCCGGAGTAATGGATActgcaaaataaaaaaaaaaaaatcattatccAAGGAAGAAACGATTACATGATACATCCAAAGAAAATAAAGcacaaaagaaaaaacattTCCACAAAGTAAAATCAGAACTTTTCGACAAACTGAAAACCCAGTTTCAAATCTCAATGTATGAATCTACAACAGTCCAAAATATCCATTGCAGAAGAAAAAGCatgtaaaaacaaaattaaaacagTGCGAAAATCAGGCTATTTTGTCGTTCtacaaatatttttcaaaaatggtgaaaaaaaaAGCTTACAATCGCAGTTAGTAGCTGATGGAGCGGAGACTTTGCAAGCTTGAGGAAGAGTAGAAGCCTTGGTAACATTCAAAACGACGCCGAGTTGAGCGCTGCTCTTGAACGCCTGACATAGGCAATCGGCGTCGGCTTTGAGAACAGTCTTCAGTCCACTACAGCAAGTTCCTTCCGGCTTAGACACCGTGCTACCATTAGAAACGAAGGACAAACAGTCAGCCATGTTCAGTATTAGACTCGAGCAGTCCACTGCTGGAGCTGGCGCGTGAGGTGAAGAGCCGGCTCCTTCCACAGCCATAACCATGGCCACAGCGTACACAATAGCCAAGGAAATACCCATACCCATTTTCACTGCCATTTTTGTAAATGTAAAAGAGAGGAGAGTGAAAATGTGGGTTAAGAATTAAGATTGAGAGATATTGTGGGAAGTGGAATGTGTAGGggtttatatatagaaaagaaaagagaaaagggattttttttctgtctttttaataaaaaaatttgatttttttttaaatactattttagataatatattttgtaaatgttaTTAATTGCATCtctattaaatgataaaatagattttatattttttaaaatagtaaaaataaaatttttatatttttaaatgataagtttaaaattttattttttaatataactaactttaaaagaatttttaatatgaacagatacaactaattttattaaattttatttatataattttaaaaaatatataatctattttatcatttaataaaataaatgatgcaattaataaattttataaaatactacATCTAAAATGATAGTATAATTGTGAGGGTTTAGAGAGAGGAGTGCCAAGTGTGAAATGAAGTCGGTGTAATGAAGTGGATTTTGCCACGCGTCGAGCATCAGTTGCTTGTGCATGGGATAGCGTGGACGGTGGAGATTGTTCTGCGGGAGGCTCCATAATGGCCGTATTGATTCAGTGTTTTTTTATaggaaaaaaatgatgtgaACAAGGGCAGTAAAGGCGGAGCAATGGCCTACAGTTGTCTACGGCGGCCTTGTCATGCCAGTCCGGAATACAATTACTAATTGCCATCTGTTTTGTCCACTAATTTTTGCTAGATGTTACTGTACAGAAAGTATAATTAGCAATGTTACTGGAAAATTCAGATTAAAAAACGTTActacaaaattttattttatttgattaggTGTTACACTAATTtggtataaaatttatattaaaggATTGTTATTAAGTACCAGCAGTGTCTAGTATTTTCTAGACATATAATTTTGCGATTAACTagtaatattttctaaaaatttgttATACTCAGTTTTCGCGAAAAAATAAATGGCTACTCTTGCACAAGGTCATCACATGCCAAGAGTGCTTTGAAGACATTAAAGTCAACCTTGCGATTTTGACCAAGACTTATAAATGTCAAATGAGTCAAAACATCCTTTTTAAGGGCCCCATGATACTTCTAGAGGACTCGAAAACATCAACCAACCATTTGGTGCTGGGACTCACACACCCAAGTGAGTCCAAACTAGGGTTCATGGGCCTGCGCGAGCGTTTTCACCCTAGAAACATCAATTTGCTAAGGAAACCAACA
This Cannabis sativa cultivar Pink pepper isolate KNU-18-1 chromosome 6, ASM2916894v1, whole genome shotgun sequence DNA region includes the following protein-coding sequences:
- the LOC115725592 gene encoding non-specific lipid transfer protein GPI-anchored 31, with the translated sequence MAVKMGMGISLAIVYAVAMVMAVEGAGSSPHAPAPAVDCSSLILNMADCLSFVSNGSTVSKPEGTCCSGLKTVLKADADCLCQAFKSSAQLGVVLNVTKASTLPQACKVSAPSATNCDLSITPAGSPALSPESELTPTSTAAAPDAGAINGHAPAPSPGSSGAAGAMSASAGALLVGLAVASFSWF